In Mustela nigripes isolate SB6536 chromosome 2, MUSNIG.SB6536, whole genome shotgun sequence, a single window of DNA contains:
- the TM4SF19 gene encoding transmembrane 4 L6 family member 19, which translates to MLSSPDVMACSRTCSRILGLSLGTTALFAAGANLVLLFPNWDVTYLLRGLIGRHAMLGSGLWGGGLMVLTAATLISFIGWRYGCFSKSGPCRSTFTALLSGSLAFLGALICFITSGVALKDGPFCMFDASSFNQTQFWKYGYPFQDLHNRNYLYDDSLWNSVCLEPSKAVIWHVSFFSMLLCISLLQILLVVIHFFNSFLSLFCSLCDK; encoded by the exons ATGCTGTCCTCTCCTGATGTGATGGCATGCTCACGGACCTGCTCCCGCATCCTGGGGCTGAGCCTCGGGACTACTGCCCTGTTTGCTGCTGGAGCAAACTTGGTGCTCCTCTTCCCTAACTGGGATGTGACCTACCTGTTGAGGGGCCTTATTGGCAGGCATgccatgctgggctctgggctctggggaggaggaCTCATG gTACTCACTGCAGCTACCCTCATCTCCTTCATAGGCTGGAGATATGGCTGCTTCAGTAAGAGTGGGCCCTGCAGAAGT ACGTTCACTGCTCTGCTGTCCGGTAGCCTGGCTTTTCTTGGAGCCTTGATTTGCTTTATCACTTCTGGAGTAGCCCTGAAAGATGGTCCATTTTGCATGTTTGATGCCTCATCCTTCAATCAGACACAATTTTGGAAATATGGTTACCCATTCCAAGACTTGCATAACAG gaattaTTTGTATGATGACTCCCTCTGGAACTCTGTGTGTCTGGAGCCTTCTAAAGCTGTCATTTGGCACGTGTCCTTCTTCTCCATGCTCCTATGCATCAGCCTCCTCCAGATTCTCTTGGTGGTCATTCATTTTTTCAACAGCTTCCTGAGTCTTTTCTGCAGCCTTTGTGACAAGTGA